In Rhodopirellula sp. P2, the DNA window GAGTCCATGCGGCTGATTCGCAGCGACGTCGCATCGGTCAAGGCCTCGATCCCGGGATCACCCAGTGGTCCCGGAGCATTGCGGCCGCCGATGCACTTGCCAGCGATGAAGGCGTGAACTTCGTCGATCTGCCGGGCGGCAGCAAAGCTGCCCAGCAACTGGCTTCCGCCTTCGACCATCAGATGGGTCATCGCAAGCCCCCGCGGATTGTCATGGCTGCCCAACCACAGCAGTGACTGCCGGATCATCTCGATGGGATCCGACGACTCGCATTGCCAGGTGTCGACATCGTGATCGGCAAGCTTGGCTAAGTCAGCGTTCGCGATCTCAGGTCCCGCGATCACCCACGTGGGAGTTTCCGAAGCGGTCTGAACCAATTGGGTCTGCAGGTCTGGCAGCCGGGATTGGGAATAGACCAAGCGAACCAATTGGCGAGTGTTGATTGCGGTTTCCGCGTTCGTGCTGCCGGGCGTTTGGGCCTTAGCGATTTGGGCCTTAGCAATTTGGGCCTTAGCAATTTGGGGCAGGCGAACGGTCAGCAAGGGATTGTCCGCGATGACGGTGCCCATGCCGACAGCGATCGCGTCGACGCTGGCCCGGAGTTCATGAACCGCGGTTCGAGCCGCTGGACCCGTGATCCATTTGCTTTCGCCGGTTTGGGTGGCAATGCGTCCATCCAGGCTCATCGCCCATTTCGCGATCACCCAGGGCATGCCGGTGCGGACACGTTTCAGGTAGGCACCCAGCAGATCCTCCCCGGCTTCCTTGGCGACGCCGGTGGTGACTTCGATTCCGGCGGAGCGAAGTCTTTCGATTCCGCCACCGTCGACTTGGTCAAACGGGTCCACCACCGACACGACGACCCGAGCGACCTGGGCTCGGATCAATGCGTCGGCGCACGGAGGGGTTTTGCCGTGATGGCAACAGGGTTCCAGCGAAACGTAAGCGGTGGCTCCGGTGGCATCCGCGCAATCGGACAAGGCTTCGACCTCGGCATGAGGGCCACCGAATCGTTGGTGGTAGCCCTTGCCGATGCAGACCGAATCGCGAACCAGAACGCAGCCGACCGGAGGGTTCGGTTCGACCTGGCCTCGCCCCTGGGAGGCCAGGGCAATGGCTTCGGTCATCCAGCGGAGATCTTCCGCCGAATCAGCATTCGCGGTTGCGTCGGACTCGTTTGCCATCAGTCCATTCCGGGGACCCAAAGTTTGCCACCACCGGAAGCTTCGCCACCAGCAGGGCTGGCGGGGGCTGCACCGCCGGAGTCACCATCAGGAGTCCAGAGTCCGCCGCCGGAAGGATCCTGCGATGCAGGGCCCATGCCTGGGGCTTGGCGAGGCGTTCCATCGGGATTGATCAGCCCGAGTTGAGCCAGGATTTGCTGCAATCGACCCATCACTTCTGGGTTGTCACTGTGCTTTTGAACGATCGCTTGCACGGTGTTTTGGAACAAATCAATTTCTTGGCGACGCAATCGAAGGCCGAGTTCGGCCAGCAACAACGAAGCGTCGGACAGCTTGTGTTCCTCGGCGTAGGCCTTGGC includes these proteins:
- the ribD gene encoding bifunctional diaminohydroxyphosphoribosylaminopyrimidine deaminase/5-amino-6-(5-phosphoribosylamino)uracil reductase RibD; the protein is MANESDATANADSAEDLRWMTEAIALASQGRGQVEPNPPVGCVLVRDSVCIGKGYHQRFGGPHAEVEALSDCADATGATAYVSLEPCCHHGKTPPCADALIRAQVARVVVSVVDPFDQVDGGGIERLRSAGIEVTTGVAKEAGEDLLGAYLKRVRTGMPWVIAKWAMSLDGRIATQTGESKWITGPAARTAVHELRASVDAIAVGMGTVIADNPLLTVRLPQIAKAQIAKAQIAKAQTPGSTNAETAINTRQLVRLVYSQSRLPDLQTQLVQTASETPTWVIAGPEIANADLAKLADHDVDTWQCESSDPIEMIRQSLLWLGSHDNPRGLAMTHLMVEGGSQLLGSFAAARQIDEVHAFIAGKCIGGRNAPGPLGDPGIEALTDATSLRISRMDSFDNDVRLIYRR